One stretch of Pseudomonas azotoformans DNA includes these proteins:
- a CDS encoding transporter substrate-binding domain-containing protein, producing the protein MKKYLSMLLLGVTALVAANAAQAGAIDDAVKRGTLKVGMDPTYMPFEMTDKRGEIIGFEVDILKAMAKSMGVKLELVSTGYDGIIPAFLTGKFDMIGSGMTLTQERNLRLNFSEPFIVVGQTLLIRKELEGTIKSYKDLNDEKYRLTSKLGTTGEMVAKKLISKAKYHGYDNEQEGVLDVVNGKADAFVYDAPYNVVAEKKVGNGKLVFLEEPFTFEPLAFGLKKGDYDSINFINNFLHQIRNDGTYDRIHDKWFKSSEWLKDME; encoded by the coding sequence ATGAAAAAGTATCTTTCGATGCTGCTGCTCGGCGTCACCGCGCTGGTCGCGGCCAATGCGGCCCAGGCCGGTGCGATCGACGATGCAGTCAAGCGCGGCACGCTGAAGGTCGGCATGGACCCGACCTACATGCCGTTCGAAATGACAGACAAACGCGGTGAAATCATCGGTTTCGAAGTCGACATCCTCAAGGCCATGGCCAAGTCCATGGGCGTCAAGCTGGAGCTGGTCTCCACCGGCTACGACGGCATCATCCCGGCCTTCCTGACCGGCAAGTTCGACATGATCGGCAGCGGCATGACCCTGACCCAGGAACGCAACCTGCGCCTGAATTTCAGCGAACCCTTCATCGTGGTTGGGCAGACCCTGCTGATTCGCAAGGAGCTGGAAGGCACCATCAAGTCCTACAAAGACCTGAACGACGAGAAATACCGCCTGACCTCCAAGCTGGGCACCACCGGTGAGATGGTCGCCAAGAAGCTGATCTCCAAGGCCAAGTACCACGGCTACGACAACGAGCAGGAAGGCGTGCTGGACGTGGTCAACGGCAAGGCCGATGCCTTCGTGTATGACGCACCGTACAACGTGGTTGCCGAGAAGAAAGTCGGCAATGGCAAGCTGGTGTTCCTGGAAGAACCCTTCACCTTCGAACCCTTGGCGTTTGGTTTGAAGAAGGGCGACTACGACAGCATCAACTTCATCAACAACTTCCTGCACCAGATCCGTAACGACGGCACCTACGATCGCATCCATGACAAGTGGTTCAAGAGCTCGGAGTGGCTCAAGGACATGGAATAA
- the mdoH gene encoding glucans biosynthesis glucosyltransferase MdoH: MSNSQIQPETLSEYLAHLPMTAEQRAELAGCTSFSELHERLSSKTFDAPIDAAQASVGTRLTLSTAEELQDAEMLALDAEGRVCLKATPPIRRTRVVPEPWRTNILVRGWRRITGRSNPPAPPKDERVLPAARWRTVGSIRRYILLVLMIGQTLVAGWYMKGIMPYQGWSLVDFDEIRNQTLLQTATQVLPYALQTSILIMFGILFCWVSAGFWTALMGFLELLTGHDKYRISGKSAGDEPIPKDARTALVMPICNEDVPRVFAGLRATFESVAATGDLDRFDFFVLSDSNEADICIAEQQAWLDVCREAGGFGKIFYRRRRRRVKRKSGNLDDFCRRWGGDYKYMVVLDADSVMSGECLTSLVRLMEATPDAGIIQTAPRASGMDTLYARMQQFATRVYGPLFTAGLHFWQLGESHYWGHNAIIRMKPFIEHCALAPLPGKGAFAGSILSHDFVEAALMRRAGWGVWIAYDLPGSYEELPPNLLDELKRDRRWCHGNLMNFRLFLVKGMHPVHRAVFLTGVMSYLSAPLWFLFLVLSTALLAVNTLMEPQYFMAPRQLYPLWPQWHPDKAVALFSTTIVLLFLPKLLSIILIWAKGAKEFGGKFKVTLSMLLEMLFSMLLAPVRMIFHTRFVLAAFLGWAATWNSPQRDDDSTPWSEAVKRHGPQTVLGFLWALLVVWLNPSFLWWLVPIVGSLMLSIPVSVISSRVGLGLKSRDESLFLIPEEYNPPQALLSTDKYTHENRWHALNDGFVRSVVDPQQNALACALATSRHAQAEPIEYLRTERVRHALKVGPAGLNNGERLALLSDPVALARLHEQVWSEGHTEWLAAWRDSIKADPHAPLLPLQPLSSQAQPA, translated from the coding sequence ATGAGTAATTCTCAAATCCAGCCGGAGACTCTGTCCGAGTACCTGGCGCATCTACCGATGACCGCTGAGCAGCGCGCCGAACTGGCGGGCTGCACGTCCTTCAGCGAGCTGCACGAGCGCTTGTCGTCGAAGACCTTCGACGCGCCCATCGATGCCGCCCAGGCGTCGGTTGGCACGCGGTTGACCCTCAGCACCGCCGAAGAGCTGCAGGACGCCGAAATGCTGGCCCTCGACGCCGAGGGCCGCGTGTGCCTCAAGGCCACGCCGCCGATCCGTCGCACCCGCGTGGTGCCGGAGCCGTGGCGCACCAATATCCTGGTGCGCGGCTGGCGCCGCATTACCGGGCGCAGCAACCCGCCGGCCCCGCCGAAAGATGAGCGCGTATTGCCGGCTGCCCGCTGGCGTACCGTCGGTTCGATTCGCCGCTACATCCTGCTGGTGCTGATGATCGGCCAGACCCTCGTGGCCGGTTGGTACATGAAAGGCATCATGCCGTACCAGGGCTGGTCGCTGGTCGACTTCGACGAGATCCGCAACCAGACCCTGCTGCAAACCGCGACCCAGGTACTGCCGTACGCCCTGCAAACCAGCATCCTGATCATGTTCGGGATCTTGTTCTGCTGGGTATCGGCCGGTTTCTGGACCGCGTTGATGGGCTTCCTGGAGTTGCTCACAGGTCACGATAAATACCGCATCTCCGGTAAAAGCGCCGGCGACGAGCCGATCCCGAAAGACGCCCGCACCGCGCTGGTGATGCCGATCTGCAACGAAGACGTGCCCCGGGTGTTTGCCGGTTTGCGTGCGACGTTCGAGTCGGTCGCCGCCACCGGGGACCTGGATCGCTTCGACTTCTTCGTGCTCAGCGACAGCAACGAGGCCGACATCTGCATCGCCGAACAGCAAGCCTGGCTTGATGTGTGCCGCGAAGCCGGTGGTTTCGGCAAGATCTTCTATCGTCGTCGCCGCCGTCGCGTGAAGCGTAAGAGCGGCAACCTCGACGACTTCTGCCGTCGCTGGGGCGGTGACTATAAATACATGGTCGTACTCGACGCCGACAGCGTGATGAGCGGCGAATGCCTGACCAGCCTGGTGCGCCTGATGGAAGCCACGCCGGATGCGGGGATTATCCAGACTGCGCCACGTGCGTCGGGCATGGACACCCTGTATGCGCGCATGCAGCAGTTCGCTACTCGTGTGTACGGCCCGCTGTTCACCGCCGGCCTGCACTTCTGGCAGCTGGGTGAATCCCACTACTGGGGTCACAACGCGATCATCCGCATGAAGCCGTTCATCGAGCATTGCGCCCTGGCGCCCTTGCCGGGTAAAGGCGCGTTCGCCGGTTCCATCCTGTCCCATGACTTCGTTGAAGCCGCGCTGATGCGCCGTGCCGGCTGGGGCGTGTGGATCGCCTACGACCTGCCGGGCAGCTATGAAGAGCTGCCGCCGAACCTGCTGGATGAACTCAAGCGTGACCGTCGCTGGTGCCACGGTAACCTGATGAACTTCCGCCTGTTCCTGGTCAAAGGCATGCACCCGGTGCACCGTGCGGTGTTCCTGACCGGTGTAATGTCCTACCTGTCGGCGCCGTTGTGGTTCCTGTTCCTGGTGCTGTCCACGGCCTTGCTGGCGGTGAACACCCTGATGGAACCGCAGTACTTCATGGCACCCCGCCAGTTGTACCCGCTGTGGCCGCAATGGCATCCGGACAAGGCGGTGGCGCTGTTCTCCACCACCATCGTGCTGCTGTTCCTGCCGAAACTGTTGAGCATCATCCTGATCTGGGCCAAGGGCGCGAAAGAGTTCGGTGGCAAGTTCAAGGTGACCCTGTCGATGCTGCTGGAGATGCTGTTTTCCATGCTGCTGGCGCCGGTGCGGATGATCTTTCACACCCGCTTCGTCCTCGCCGCGTTCCTCGGCTGGGCCGCGACCTGGAACTCACCGCAGCGTGACGATGACTCCACCCCGTGGAGCGAGGCCGTCAAGCGCCACGGTCCGCAAACCGTGCTGGGCTTCCTGTGGGCGCTGTTGGTGGTGTGGTTGAACCCGAGCTTCCTGTGGTGGCTGGTGCCTATCGTCGGTTCGCTAATGCTGTCGATCCCGGTGTCGGTGATTTCCAGCCGTGTCGGGCTGGGCCTCAAGTCTCGTGACGAGAGCCTGTTCCTGATCCCCGAGGAATACAATCCGCCGCAAGCGCTGCTGTCTACAGACAAGTACACCCACGAAAACCGTTGGCACGCGCTGAATGACGGCTTCGTGCGTTCGGTGGTCGACCCGCAGCAGAACGCTTTGGCTTGCGCCCTGGCAACCTCGCGTCACGCCCAGGCCGAGCCGATCGAGTACCTGCGTACCGAACGTGTGCGCCACGCGCTGAAAGTCGGCCCTGCCGGCCTCAACAACGGCGAACGCCTGGCCCTGCTCAGTGACCCGGTCGCCCTGGCGCGCCTGCATGAGCAGGTCTGGAGTGAAGGTCATACCGAGTGGCTCGCCGCCTGGCGGGACTCGATCAAGGCTGATCCGCACGCACCGTTGCTGCCGCTGCAACCACTGTCGTCCCAGGCTCAACCGGCCTGA
- a CDS encoding transporter substrate-binding domain-containing protein, with amino-acid sequence MIKRYCSALLIGAVAFIHMGLAQAGAIDDAVRRGVLKVGTTPTYVPFEMTDKQGRIVGFEIDLLKVMSQALGVELELVAVPYTELVTGLLTKKFDLIGSGMTVTQERNLKLNFSDSFIVVGQSVLLHPSLAGKVTSVEDLDDPGYRIAATEGTTGESAARRFLGAARLSSFATPEEGVRQVVQGKADAFIHDAPYNLIALSRPENHALLALEQPFTFEPLAFGLKKGDFDSLNWINHFLNQVAQDGTYDRLHDKWFKDTDWLVEID; translated from the coding sequence ATGATCAAACGGTATTGTTCGGCGCTGCTGATAGGCGCAGTCGCTTTCATTCACATGGGCCTGGCCCAGGCCGGCGCGATTGATGACGCCGTTCGGCGCGGCGTGCTGAAAGTCGGCACCACACCCACTTACGTGCCCTTCGAAATGACCGATAAGCAGGGGCGCATCGTCGGGTTTGAAATCGACCTGCTCAAGGTCATGAGCCAAGCCCTCGGGGTCGAACTTGAGTTGGTCGCGGTGCCCTACACCGAACTGGTTACGGGGCTCTTGACGAAGAAATTTGATCTGATCGGCAGCGGTATGACCGTCACCCAGGAACGTAACCTCAAGTTGAATTTCAGCGATTCGTTCATCGTCGTTGGCCAGTCGGTGTTGTTACACCCAAGCCTTGCGGGCAAGGTCACCAGTGTCGAAGACCTCGATGACCCCGGCTACCGAATTGCCGCCACCGAAGGTACCACCGGCGAGTCAGCGGCCCGACGCTTTCTGGGGGCGGCGCGACTCAGCAGTTTTGCCACGCCAGAGGAAGGCGTACGCCAGGTGGTGCAGGGCAAGGCTGACGCCTTTATTCATGACGCCCCCTACAACCTGATCGCCCTGAGCCGTCCGGAAAACCACGCGCTGTTGGCACTTGAACAGCCCTTCACCTTCGAGCCCCTGGCGTTCGGCTTGAAAAAAGGTGATTTCGACAGCCTCAACTGGATCAACCATTTCCTCAATCAGGTGGCGCAGGACGGGACCTATGATCGCTTGCACGACAAGTGGTTTAAAGACACCGACTGGCTGGTGGAAATCGACTGA
- a CDS encoding glucan biosynthesis protein G — protein sequence MIVSPCNAPKLSAKRLRNALVTGSALFCLFGAGQLWAFSLDDVSAKAKELAGQKYEAPRSNLPNEFREMKFADYQKIRFRNEKAEWADQNTPFKLSFYHQGMHFDTPVKINEVTADSVQEIKYDPTRFDFGDVKFDPKATEQLGYAGFRVLYPINKADKQDEIMTMLGASYFRVVGKGQAYGLSARGMAIDTALPSGEEFPRFTEFWIERPKPGEKQLVIFALLDSPRATGAYRLILRPGTDTIVDVKSQMFLRDKVSKLGVAPLTSMYLFGANQPSKVLNYRRELHDSSGLSIHAGNGEWIWRPLNNPKHLSVSNFTVENPRGFGLLQRGRDFSHYEDLDDNYDKRPSAWIEPEGDWGKGTVNLVEIPTADETNDNIVAFWSPEKLPEVGQPLDVSYRLHWTMDEKSLHPADSAWVKQTLRSTGDVKQSNLIRQPDGSVAYLVDFEGPSLKALPSDAAVRSQVSVSDNAELVENSVRYNEHTKGWRLTLRMKIKDAGKPTEMRAALVQDVPPPAPEQDTSHVLKADKVLAKQHEKQAKKDAKDKEAKQPEAAPATPEPIKTEQVLTETWSYQLPADE from the coding sequence GTGATTGTTAGTCCCTGTAATGCACCAAAATTGTCTGCCAAACGGTTACGAAACGCACTGGTGACGGGCTCCGCCCTGTTTTGCCTGTTCGGCGCGGGTCAACTGTGGGCATTCAGTCTGGATGATGTGTCGGCCAAGGCTAAAGAGTTGGCCGGGCAGAAATACGAAGCTCCGCGCAGCAATCTGCCGAACGAATTCCGCGAAATGAAATTCGCGGACTACCAGAAGATTCGTTTCCGCAACGAAAAAGCCGAGTGGGCCGATCAGAACACCCCGTTCAAGCTGTCCTTCTATCACCAGGGTATGCACTTCGATACACCGGTGAAAATCAACGAAGTCACTGCCGACAGCGTGCAGGAAATCAAGTACGACCCGACGCGCTTCGATTTCGGCGACGTGAAGTTTGATCCCAAAGCCACCGAACAGCTGGGCTATGCCGGCTTCCGTGTGCTGTACCCGATCAACAAGGCCGACAAGCAAGACGAAATCATGACCATGCTGGGCGCGAGCTACTTCCGCGTGGTCGGCAAGGGCCAGGCATATGGCTTGTCCGCCCGTGGCATGGCAATCGACACAGCACTGCCGTCCGGCGAAGAATTCCCGCGTTTCACCGAGTTCTGGATCGAGCGTCCAAAGCCGGGTGAGAAACAACTGGTGATCTTTGCCCTGCTGGACTCGCCGCGCGCTACCGGTGCTTACCGCCTGATCCTGCGTCCGGGCACCGACACCATTGTCGACGTGAAATCCCAGATGTTCCTGCGCGACAAGGTCAGCAAACTGGGTGTTGCCCCGTTGACCAGCATGTACCTGTTCGGCGCGAACCAGCCGTCCAAGGTGCTGAACTACCGCCGTGAGCTGCACGATTCCAGCGGCCTGTCGATCCATGCCGGCAACGGCGAGTGGATCTGGCGCCCCCTGAACAACCCTAAACACCTGTCGGTCAGCAACTTTACCGTCGAGAACCCGCGTGGTTTCGGCCTGCTGCAACGCGGCCGCGACTTCAGCCACTACGAAGACCTCGACGACAACTACGACAAGCGCCCAAGCGCCTGGATCGAGCCTGAGGGCGACTGGGGCAAAGGCACCGTCAACCTGGTAGAGATTCCGACTGCCGATGAAACCAACGACAACATCGTTGCGTTCTGGAGCCCGGAAAAACTGCCGGAAGTGGGCCAGCCACTGGACGTTTCCTACCGCCTGCACTGGACCATGGACGAAAAATCCCTGCACCCGGCCGACAGCGCCTGGGTCAAGCAGACCCTGCGTTCCACCGGTGACGTGAAGCAATCCAACCTGATCCGCCAGCCGGATGGCAGCGTGGCGTACCTGGTTGACTTCGAGGGCCCGTCCCTCAAGGCCCTGCCATCGGATGCCGCGGTTCGCAGCCAGGTGAGTGTCAGCGACAACGCCGAACTGGTTGAAAACAGCGTGCGCTACAACGAGCACACCAAAGGCTGGCGCCTGACCCTGCGCATGAAGATCAAGGACGCAGGCAAGCCGACCGAAATGCGTGCGGCGCTGGTGCAGGATGTTCCGCCTCCGGCCCCTGAGCAGGACACGAGCCACGTGCTCAAGGCTGACAAGGTGCTGGCCAAGCAACACGAGAAACAGGCCAAGAAAGACGCGAAAGACAAGGAAGCCAAGCAGCCAGAAGCTGCCCCAGCCACGCCGGAGCCGATCAAGACCGAACAAGTCCTGACCGAAACCTGGAGCTATCAGTTGCCTGCCGATGAGTAA
- the dtd gene encoding D-aminoacyl-tRNA deacylase has translation MKGLLQRVRGARVEVAGEIVGAIDQGLLVLVAVEPADTPESADKLLHKLLNYRVFSDDEGKMNLSLKDIDGGLLLVSQFTLAADTKSGLRPSFSTAAPPALGAALFDHLLLQAQQLHGKVASGRFGADMQVHLVNDGPVTFLLQT, from the coding sequence ATGAAGGGCCTGTTGCAACGGGTGCGCGGCGCCCGGGTCGAGGTGGCGGGCGAAATCGTCGGCGCCATCGACCAGGGTTTGCTGGTATTGGTGGCCGTCGAGCCTGCGGATACGCCGGAAAGTGCCGATAAACTGCTGCACAAGCTGCTGAACTACCGGGTGTTCAGCGATGACGAAGGCAAGATGAACCTGTCGTTGAAGGATATCGACGGCGGTTTGTTGCTGGTGTCGCAGTTCACCCTGGCAGCGGACACCAAGAGCGGGCTGCGGCCGAGCTTCTCCACAGCGGCCCCGCCGGCCCTGGGAGCGGCGCTTTTTGATCACTTGCTGTTACAAGCGCAACAATTGCATGGCAAGGTGGCGTCGGGGCGTTTTGGCGCGGATATGCAGGTGCATTTGGTCAATGATGGCCCTGTGACCTTCCTCTTGCAGACGTGA
- a CDS encoding choline ABC transporter substrate-binding protein, with the protein MKKLLLPLTCVALLSAHAMAAEPASCKSIRMGVVSWTDVIATSGMADVLLNGLGYDSKQTSAVQQIIFAGIRDKRLDIFLGYWKPAMDNNIAPFLAARQVKVFDTPSLADAQATLAVPQYVADAGLKTFADIARFKDKLGGKIYGIEPGSGANTDIQKMIDTNRFGLGGFKLVASGEAGMLAAVQRAVNRKEFVVFVGWTPHPMNINMKMAYLTGSEDVFGPDEGRATVSTVTAPDFAERCPNANRLLENLTLTAAQESQLMVPIMERQSPQDVARQWLRDHPEDLQRWLTGVKAFDGGDGVAAVQASLK; encoded by the coding sequence GAACCGGCCTCCTGCAAAAGCATCCGCATGGGCGTGGTCAGCTGGACCGATGTGATCGCCACCTCCGGCATGGCCGACGTGCTGCTCAATGGCCTGGGCTACGACAGCAAACAGACCAGCGCGGTGCAGCAGATCATCTTCGCCGGCATCCGTGACAAGCGCCTGGACATCTTCCTCGGCTACTGGAAGCCGGCAATGGACAACAACATCGCGCCGTTCCTGGCGGCCAGGCAGGTCAAGGTCTTCGACACCCCGAGCCTCGCCGACGCCCAGGCCACCCTGGCCGTGCCGCAATATGTGGCCGACGCGGGCTTGAAGACCTTTGCCGACATCGCCCGCTTTAAGGACAAACTGGGCGGCAAGATCTATGGCATCGAACCGGGCAGCGGCGCGAACACCGATATCCAGAAAATGATCGACACCAACCGCTTCGGCCTGGGCGGCTTCAAGCTGGTGGCCTCGGGTGAAGCGGGCATGCTCGCCGCCGTGCAGCGCGCGGTGAACCGCAAGGAGTTCGTGGTGTTCGTCGGCTGGACCCCGCACCCGATGAACATCAACATGAAAATGGCCTACCTCACCGGCAGCGAAGACGTGTTCGGCCCCGACGAAGGCCGCGCCACGGTCTCCACCGTTACCGCGCCGGACTTTGCCGAGCGCTGCCCCAACGCCAACCGCCTGTTGGAGAACCTTACCTTAACCGCCGCCCAGGAAAGCCAGTTGATGGTACCGATCATGGAGCGCCAGTCGCCGCAGGATGTGGCCAGGCAATGGCTGCGTGATCACCCCGAGGATTTGCAGCGCTGGTTGACTGGGGTAAAGGCGTTTGATGGCGGCGATGGTGTAGCGGCGGTGCAGGCGAGCCTTAAATGA
- a CDS encoding alpha/beta hydrolase — MNPYPISPELAAFVAKTESFTSDDTSLAGLRHGYDRMCQAFTPPVLDGLAMTDFSLAGVGVRSYLPTAPMPSDGWPCLLYMHGGGWVVGGLDSHDFICFELASALRVLVIAVDYRLAPEHPFPAAYEDCRAVWQAIQAGQGPHAINLQRLLVIGDSAGGNLAAALCLGLRDDRQPLPVAQVLIYPGLGGPPDLPSRLDCADAPLLSSADTDSYLALYLQGSGKPTPYAMPLLANDFSGLPKACIAVAQFDPLRDDGMLYAERLQAAGVSSVLYPGKGLVHGCLRARRHVPEVDRLYDFLLDYLGSEGLTQV; from the coding sequence ATGAACCCATACCCGATTTCGCCTGAACTGGCAGCGTTCGTAGCGAAGACCGAGTCGTTCACCAGCGACGACACGTCGCTGGCTGGGTTGCGCCACGGCTACGACCGCATGTGCCAGGCGTTTACCCCGCCGGTGCTCGACGGACTGGCGATGACGGATTTTTCCCTGGCTGGCGTGGGGGTGCGCAGTTATCTGCCCACTGCCCCCATGCCCTCGGATGGCTGGCCGTGCCTCCTTTATATGCACGGCGGGGGTTGGGTGGTCGGCGGGCTGGATTCCCACGACTTCATCTGCTTCGAACTGGCCAGCGCCTTGCGCGTACTGGTGATCGCCGTCGACTACCGGCTGGCGCCGGAGCATCCGTTCCCCGCTGCCTATGAGGATTGCCGCGCCGTGTGGCAGGCGATCCAGGCGGGGCAGGGGCCGCATGCTATCAACCTGCAACGCCTGTTGGTGATCGGCGACAGCGCGGGCGGCAATCTGGCAGCGGCGTTGTGCCTGGGGTTGCGTGACGACCGGCAGCCACTGCCGGTGGCCCAGGTGCTGATTTACCCGGGGCTGGGCGGCCCACCTGACCTGCCGTCGCGACTTGACTGCGCGGATGCGCCCTTGCTTAGCAGCGCCGACACTGACAGTTACCTGGCGCTGTACCTGCAGGGCAGCGGCAAGCCCACGCCTTATGCCATGCCGCTGCTGGCCAACGACTTCAGCGGTTTGCCCAAGGCATGCATTGCCGTGGCCCAATTCGACCCGCTGCGCGATGACGGCATGCTTTACGCCGAGCGCCTGCAAGCGGCGGGTGTGAGCAGCGTGCTGTATCCCGGCAAAGGCCTGGTGCACGGCTGTTTGCGGGCGCGGCGGCACGTGCCGGAGGTGGACCGCCTCTACGATTTCCTGCTGGATTACCTGGGGAGCGAAGGGCTGACACAGGTCTAA
- the pip gene encoding prolyl aminopeptidase, with protein sequence MQTWYPQIKPYARHDLAVDDIHTLYVDESGSPEGLPVVFIHGGPGSGCDAQSRCYFDPNLYRIVTFDQRGCGRSTPRASLENNTTWDLVADLERIREHLGIDKWVLFGGSWGSTLSLAYAQTHPERVHGLIVRGIFLARPQDIHWFYQEGASRLFPDYWQDYIAPIPVEERHDMIAAYHKRLTGNDQIAQMHAAKAWSGWEGRMLGLCPSPAHVERFSEPQRALSIARIECHYFTNNSFLEPNQLIRDMHKIAHLPGVIIHGRYDMICPLDNAWALHQAWPNSELQVIREAGHAASEPGITDALVRATSEMARRLLDLPPEEA encoded by the coding sequence ATGCAGACTTGGTACCCGCAGATCAAACCCTACGCCCGGCACGATCTGGCAGTCGATGACATCCACACGCTGTACGTCGATGAAAGTGGCTCCCCCGAAGGCTTGCCCGTCGTATTCATCCATGGTGGCCCTGGTTCCGGTTGTGATGCGCAGAGCCGCTGCTATTTCGATCCCAACCTGTACCGCATCGTCACCTTCGACCAGCGCGGCTGCGGGCGCTCCACCCCGCGCGCCAGCCTGGAAAACAACACCACCTGGGACCTGGTCGCCGACCTTGAGCGTATCCGCGAGCACCTGGGCATCGACAAATGGGTGTTGTTCGGCGGTTCCTGGGGCTCGACCCTGTCCCTCGCCTACGCGCAAACCCACCCGGAGCGCGTGCATGGCCTGATCGTGCGCGGCATTTTCCTGGCACGGCCGCAGGACATTCATTGGTTCTACCAGGAGGGCGCGAGCCGCCTGTTCCCGGATTACTGGCAGGACTACATCGCGCCGATCCCGGTGGAAGAGCGCCACGACATGATCGCGGCCTACCACAAGCGCCTTACCGGCAACGATCAGATCGCCCAGATGCACGCGGCCAAGGCTTGGTCGGGCTGGGAAGGGCGCATGCTGGGCCTGTGCCCGAGCCCGGCGCACGTGGAGCGTTTTTCCGAGCCGCAACGCGCCCTGTCCATCGCGCGAATCGAGTGCCACTACTTCACCAACAACTCGTTCCTGGAGCCCAACCAGCTGATCCGCGATATGCACAAGATCGCCCATCTACCTGGCGTAATCATCCACGGGCGCTACGATATGATCTGCCCATTGGATAACGCCTGGGCGTTGCACCAGGCGTGGCCCAACAGTGAGCTGCAGGTGATTCGCGAAGCCGGCCATGCGGCGTCCGAACCCGGCATCACCGATGCCTTGGTACGTGCGACCAGCGAAATGGCACGTCGCTTGCTCGATCTGCCGCCTGAAGAAGCATGA